One region of Gorilla gorilla gorilla isolate KB3781 chromosome 13, NHGRI_mGorGor1-v2.1_pri, whole genome shotgun sequence genomic DNA includes:
- the LOC129523567 gene encoding zinc finger protein 658-like isoform X3 → MNMSQASVSFQDVTVEFTQEEWQHLGPVERTLYRDVMLENYSLLVSVGYCITKPKVICTLEKGEEPWSLEDEFLNQRYPGYFKVDHIKGIQKKQEKPLWQEIFINDADKTLSKEGQKVLEKPFNLEIGPELSAKIYCKCDSHRMNLPIASQLIVSERKYSRKKTEYMNVCEKLQLDIKHEKAHAEEKSYEHGENAKAFRYKKDQHWKFQTLEESFECDGSGQGLHDKTICITPQSFLTGEKSCKDDEFRKNFDKTTLFNHMRTDTRGKCSDLNEYGTSCDKTTAVAYNKVHMAMTHYECNERGINFSRKSPLTQSQRTITGWSAFESNKCEENFSQSSAHIVHQKTQAGDKFGEHNECTDALYQKLDFTAHQRIHTEDKFYLSDEHGKCRKSFYRKAHLIQHQRPHSGEKTYQYEECAKSFCSSSHPIQHPGTYVGFKLYECNECGKPFCQNSNLSKHLRIHTKEKPCDNNGCGRSYKSPLIGHQKTDAEMELCGGSEYRKTSHLKGHQRILKEEKPYECIECGKTFSKTSHLRAHQRIHTGEKPYECVECEKTFSHKTHLSVHQRVHTGEKPYECNDCGKSFTYNSALRAHRRIHTGEKPYECSDCEKTFAHNSALRAHHRIHTGEKPYECNECGRSFAHISVLKAHQRIHTGEKPYECNECGRSFTYNSALRAHQRIHTGRKPYECSDCEKTFAHNSALKIHQRIHMGEKPYECNECEKTFAHNSALRAHQNIHTGEKLYECSECGKTFFQKTRLSTHQRIHTGEKPYECSKCGKTFSRKSYLSGHERIHTGEKPYECNVCGKTFVYKAALMVHQRIHTGEKPYECNECGKTFSQRTHLCAHQRIHTGEKPYECNECGKTFADNSALRAHHRIHTGEKPYECNDCGKTFSKTSHLRAHLRTRSGEKPYECSECGKAFSEKSYVSAHQRVHTGEKPYKCNVCGKPFAHNSTLRVHQRIHTGEKSYECNDCGKTFSQKSHLSAHQRIHTGEKPYECNECGKAFAQNSTLRVHQRIHTGEKPYKCDECGKTFVRKAALRVHHTRMHTREKTLACNGFGKS, encoded by the coding sequence gatattttaaaGTTGATCACATCAAAGGGAtccagaaaaaacaagaaaaacctcTGTGGCAAGAAATATTCATCAATGATGCTGACAAAACATTGAGTAAAGAAGGACAGAAAGTTTTAGAAAAACCATTTAATCTGGAAATAGGTCCAGAGCTTTCAGCAAAAATATACTGTAAATGTGACTCACACAGAATGAATTTGCCAATTGCTTCTCAATTAATtgtaagtgaaagaaaatattcaagaaagaAGACTGAATACATGAATGTGTGTGAGAAACTGCAGCTTGATATTAAGCATGAGAAAGCTCATGCTGAAGAGAAATCTTATGAACATGGTGAAAATGCTAAAGCTTTCCGTTATAAGAAAGATCAGCATTGGAAATTTCAAACTTTGGAGGAATCTTTTGAATGTGATGGATCTGGACAAGGTTTACATGATAAGACAATTTGTATTACACCTCAGAGTTTCCTAACAGGAGAAAAGTCCTGTAAGGATGATGAATTTAGAAAAAACTTTGATAAAACCACTTTATTTAACCACATGAGAACTGACACAAGGGGGAAATGCTCTGATCTTAATGAATATGGGACATCCTGTGACAAAACCACCGCTGTTGCATACAATAAAGTTCACATGGCTATGACACACTATGAGTGTAATGAAAGGGGGATTAATTTCAGTAGGAAGTCACCCCTCACTCAATCTCAGAGAACTATTACAGGATGGAGTGCTTTTGAAAGCAACAAATGTGAAGAAAATTTTAGCCAGAGCTCAGCCCATATAGTACATCAGAAAACACAAGCTGGAGATAAATTTGGTGAACATAATGAATGTACAGATGCCCTCTACCAGAAATTAGACTTTACAgcacatcagagaattcacacagAAGATAAATTCTACCTTTCTGATGAACATGGGAAATGCAGAAAATCCTTTTACCGGAAAGCACACCTCATTCAGCATCAGAGGCCCCACTCAGGAGAGAAAACTTACCAATATGAGGAATGTGCAAAATCCTTTTGTTCAAGTTCACATCCTATTCAGCATCCTGGAACTTATGTGGGATTCAAACTttatgaatgtaatgaatgtgggaaacCTTTCTGTCAGAATTCAAACCTCAGTAAACATCTGAGAATTCACACAAAAGAGAAACCTTGTGATAACAATGGCTGTGGGAGATCTTACAAGTCACCCCTCATAGGACACCAGAAAACAGATGCAGAGATGGAACTCTGTGGTGGCAGTGAATATCGGAAGACATCACATCTCAAAGGACATCAGAGAATTCTCAAGGaggagaaaccctatgaatgtattGAATGTGGGAAAACTTTCTCCAAGACATCACATCTCAGAgcacatcagagaattcacacaggtgaaaaaccctatgaatgtgTTGAATGTGAGAAAACTTTCTCTCACAAGACACACCTCAGTGTACATCAGAGAGTTCACACaggggagaaaccctatgaatgtaatgaCTGTGGGAAATCTTTTACCTATAACTCAGCCCTGAGAGCACATCGAAGAATTCACACAGGTGAGAAGCCCTATGAATGCAGTGACTGTGAGAAAACTTTTGCCCATAATTCAGCCCTCAGAGCACATCATAGAATTCACACGGGggagaaaccttatgaatgtaatgaatgtggaagGTCTTTTGCCCATATTTCTGTTCTCAAGGCACATCAAAGAATTCACACaggggagaaaccctatgaatgtaatgaatgtgggagaTCTTTCACCTACAATTCAGCCCTGAGAgcacatcagagaattcacacaggtagaaaaccctatgaatgtagtGACTGTGAGAAAACTTTTGCCCATAATTCAGCCCTCAAAatacatcagagaattcacatgggggagaaaccctatgaatgtaatgaatgtgagAAAACATTTGCCCATAATTCAGCCCTTAGAGCACATCAGAATATCCACACAGGGGAGAAACTCTATGAATGTAGTGAATGTGGAAAAACTTTTTTCCAGAAGACACGCCTCAGTacacatcagagaattcacacaggggagaaaccctatgaatgtagcAAGTGTGGGAAAACTTTCTCCCGGAAATCATACCTCAGTGGACATGAGAGAATTCACACAGGGGAAAAACCGTATGAATGTAACGTATGTGGGAAAACTTTTGTCTATAAGGCAGCCCTCATGGTGCATCAAAGAATTCACACaggggagaaaccctatgaatgtaatgaatgtgggaaaacTTTCTCCCAAAGAACACACCTCTGTgcacatcagagaattcatactggggaAAAACCCTATGagtgtaatgaatgtgggaaaacGTTTGCTGATAATTCAGCCCTCAGGGCACATCACAGAATTCACACaggggagaaaccctatgaatgtaatgaCTGTGGGAAGACTTTCTCCAAGACATCACATCTCAGAGCACATCTTAGAACTCGCTCaggggagaaaccctatgaatgcagtgaatgtgggaaagccttctcTGAGAAGTCATATGTTAGTGCACATCAGAGAGTTCATACGggggagaaaccctacaaatgtaatGTATGTGGGAAGCCATTTGCCCATAATTCAACCCTCAGAGTACATCAAAGAATTCACACAGGGGAGAAATCCTACGAATGCAATGATTGTGGGAAAACGTTCTCCCAGAAATCACACCTTAGTGCACACCAGAGAATTCACACAGGGGAGAAACCCTATGAGTGTAATGAATGCGGGAAAGCTTTTGCCCAAAATTCAACTCTCAGAGTACACCAGAGAATTCACACAggggagaaaccctacaaatgtgatgaATGTGGGAAAACTTTTGTCCGTAAGGCAGCTCTTAGGGTACATCACACCAGAATGCATACCAGAGAGAAAACCCTAGCATGTAATGGATTTGGGAAGTCCTGA